In a genomic window of Thermogemmata fonticola:
- a CDS encoding flagellar biosynthesis protein FlhA: MANAAPPTTAGTLLQRSEMLLSLALLGLLVIFLVPLPTLLLDMLLALNLGATILLLLVTLTVRQPLEFSTFPSLLLLLTLYRLALNVATTRLILLHAYAGEIVLAFGQFVVGGSLVVGLVIFLILIVIQFVVITKGAARVSEVAARFTLDAMPGKQMAIDAELNAGIIDETEARRRRQALVRESEFYGTMDGASRFVRGDAIAAIIITAVNLIGGLIIGLTQGMPLAEAVRTYSILTIGDGLITQIPALITATAAGILVTKATSDSSLGQEIGSQIRASAAPLRLGSFILLGLSLMPGLPTIPFILLGTGLYLLSRQWAASTPAPPAAGPPSGGGPQAAPAAPPRSPTEAFVEEFLQTDRLALEIGPGLIPLVMARRGPGLVERIGALRRDLARQSGLWVPAVRLRDNLQLPPTTYRILLNGREVAHAELRPDMWLAIDPGGTPKPPLLGEEAREPVFGLPARWISDTERPRAEAAGYTVVDAASVLITHLGEIVRRHAGELLSREDLKTMLDKVRESSPAVVDELIPTILTMGTVHRVLMLLLQERVPISNLPRILESLATHAVATKDPVELAERVRVDIGRAVVDRFRDSSGRIRVLILDPRVEVELRRSLQGQQLLLDPQRLERLTLKLAAEWRQALARGLEVALLCDASLRRPLRQALVRSLPDLAVIAYQEIPADILMEPVAVIRPEDIGTGGG, encoded by the coding sequence CCCTGCTGGGACTTCTCGTCATCTTCCTGGTCCCCTTGCCGACGCTCCTTCTCGATATGCTCTTGGCCCTCAACCTGGGAGCGACGATCCTGCTGCTTTTGGTCACCCTAACGGTTCGGCAGCCCTTGGAGTTCTCCACCTTCCCTTCGCTGCTCTTGTTGTTGACCCTGTATCGCTTGGCCCTCAACGTGGCGACCACCCGCTTGATCTTGCTGCATGCCTACGCCGGGGAGATAGTTCTGGCTTTCGGGCAGTTTGTTGTCGGCGGGAGTCTGGTCGTCGGCCTGGTCATTTTCTTGATTTTGATCGTGATCCAGTTCGTGGTGATCACGAAGGGTGCGGCACGCGTGTCGGAAGTGGCGGCGCGCTTCACCTTGGATGCCATGCCGGGCAAACAGATGGCCATTGACGCGGAGTTGAACGCGGGAATCATCGACGAGACGGAGGCCCGGCGGCGGCGGCAGGCCTTGGTGCGCGAAAGCGAGTTTTACGGCACGATGGATGGGGCAAGCCGCTTTGTGCGGGGAGATGCGATTGCCGCCATCATCATCACAGCGGTCAATCTCATTGGCGGCCTGATCATCGGTTTGACGCAAGGAATGCCGCTGGCGGAAGCTGTCCGGACCTATTCGATCCTGACGATTGGTGATGGCTTGATCACGCAGATTCCGGCCCTGATCACAGCTACGGCGGCGGGGATTTTGGTGACCAAAGCTACGAGCGATAGCAGCCTCGGTCAGGAGATCGGCTCGCAGATTCGCGCCTCAGCGGCGCCCTTGCGATTGGGGTCATTCATTCTGCTGGGTCTGTCGCTCATGCCCGGTTTGCCGACGATTCCCTTCATTCTCTTAGGCACAGGTTTATACCTGCTTTCACGGCAATGGGCGGCTTCCACGCCGGCTCCACCCGCCGCTGGTCCGCCCAGTGGTGGAGGTCCCCAAGCGGCTCCGGCCGCACCGCCGCGGTCCCCAACGGAAGCGTTCGTCGAAGAGTTTTTGCAGACGGATAGGCTGGCCTTGGAAATCGGCCCTGGCCTAATACCTCTCGTCATGGCGCGGCGTGGACCGGGCTTGGTGGAACGAATCGGAGCACTCCGGCGCGACTTGGCCCGGCAAAGCGGGCTATGGGTCCCCGCGGTGCGACTGCGGGACAATCTCCAACTGCCGCCGACCACTTATCGCATTTTGCTCAATGGCCGGGAAGTAGCCCATGCGGAACTGCGCCCAGACATGTGGCTGGCGATCGATCCAGGAGGAACACCCAAGCCGCCCCTCCTGGGCGAGGAAGCCCGCGAGCCAGTTTTCGGCCTACCGGCCCGTTGGATCAGCGATACGGAGCGCCCGCGGGCGGAAGCTGCTGGCTATACCGTCGTCGATGCTGCCAGCGTGCTGATCACCCATCTCGGAGAAATCGTCCGCCGGCACGCCGGAGAATTGCTCAGCCGGGAAGACCTCAAAACCATGCTCGACAAGGTCCGTGAAAGCAGTCCTGCTGTCGTGGATGAGTTGATTCCGACCATCCTGACGATGGGCACGGTGCATCGCGTCCTCATGCTGCTGTTGCAGGAGCGGGTTCCGATCTCGAATCTGCCGCGGATTCTGGAAAGTTTGGCAACCCACGCCGTGGCCACGAAAGACCCGGTGGAACTGGCCGAACGGGTCCGCGTCGATATTGGCCGGGCCGTGGTCGATCGCTTCCGGGACAGCAGCGGCCGTATCCGCGTGCTGATTTTGGACCCTCGTGTGGAAGTGGAATTGCGGCGATCTCTCCAAGGCCAGCAATTGCTGCTCGATCCGCAACGCCTGGAGCGCCTGACTTTGAAATTGGCGGCGGAGTGGCGTCAAGCTCTGGCCCGCGGTCTGGAAGTGGCCCTGCTTTGTGATGCAAGTTTACGCCGCCCTCTCCGCCAGGCCCTCGTCCGCTCGCTGCCAGACTTGGCCGTCATCGCCTACCAGGAAATCCCGGCGGATATCCTCATGGAACCGGTAGCGGTGATTCGTCCGGAAGATATTGGGACGGGTGGCGGATGA
- a CDS encoding sigma-70 family RNA polymerase sigma factor, with product MPSMPAMTHTPEMPLVPAPCETAAFPCEAAASPTEAATSAHLYQRQMDQQRREQLILQHLPLVKHVIGRMIGELPEYVDVENLESAGVLGLVEAANKFDPSRNAQFKTFAYIRIRGAIVDELRRNSPLPQHVLARIALVRRAYRSLPAPVTVAALAAATGLSEDEVADTLAAERFSRMVSWEQTRESGGPDPLAPAAAPYEDSEREEVLQHLSEAIESLPPKERLAVTLYYREDLRLREISAVMGLSPSRISRLLSKALFELGEKLRHRLGYDPSECSPSWSCDLAAPNLCD from the coding sequence ATGCCGAGTATGCCAGCCATGACTCACACCCCGGAGATGCCCCTCGTGCCAGCGCCCTGCGAAACTGCAGCTTTTCCCTGCGAAGCCGCCGCCTCTCCCACGGAAGCTGCTACTTCCGCCCATCTCTACCAGCGCCAGATGGATCAGCAGCGGCGTGAGCAACTCATCCTTCAACATTTGCCCCTAGTCAAACATGTGATCGGCCGCATGATCGGAGAGTTGCCAGAGTATGTCGATGTGGAAAACCTGGAGTCGGCCGGGGTGCTGGGATTGGTGGAAGCGGCCAACAAGTTCGACCCCTCGCGCAATGCCCAATTCAAGACGTTTGCCTACATTCGCATCCGCGGGGCCATTGTGGATGAGTTGCGCCGCAACAGCCCGCTGCCTCAACATGTGTTAGCGCGGATTGCTCTGGTCCGGCGGGCCTATCGCAGCCTGCCTGCTCCGGTGACCGTCGCCGCCTTGGCCGCCGCCACGGGTCTGAGCGAGGATGAAGTGGCCGACACGCTCGCCGCGGAACGCTTCAGCCGCATGGTATCCTGGGAACAGACGCGGGAAAGCGGCGGTCCGGATCCGCTGGCTCCTGCTGCTGCACCTTATGAGGATTCCGAACGCGAAGAGGTCCTCCAGCATCTCAGTGAAGCCATCGAATCGCTTCCTCCGAAAGAGCGTCTCGCCGTCACTCTGTACTACCGTGAAGACTTGCGTCTGCGGGAGATCAGCGCCGTCATGGGTCTGTCCCCCTCGCGGATCTCTCGCCTCCTGAGCAAGGCGCTCTTCGAGTTGGGCGAAAAGCTCCGCCACCGTCTCGGTTATGACCCTTCGGAATGTTCTCCTTCGTGGTCTTGCGATCTGGCGGCTCCGAACCTTTGCGACTGA
- a CDS encoding AMP-binding protein: MYGRWLLRMLQWAVWLVLRLLLACRYRVRLVGLDEVLRKPGPYLILPNHPAYADPPNLIAHLWPAFRMRPVLLDSIFRHPLLAPFRWIFRGISIPDFQRPTPADRERIEAAKAEIIASLQRGESVILWPSGRLSRDGREWIGGARLAAEVLAAVPQVTVVLVRTRGLWGSMFSWANGQPRLFAAILKAFLLWLANLFVLAPRRKVTVTLEAFLPEERPEPVRERLNPWLQAWYNADVEREEPTFVPYHFLFGPRTHTFPAPVSSPSFDWDAIRPPTRVLVAQVVEEKLKRPLTEAENQPQTTFLELGIDSLDVAEITLKVERITGHSSGGLPGTLGELWAIAEGLQEQPPPPPAPPPWFTPIVDDTRLSILGETIAEAFLHQAFQRRREVIVADDRAGVLTYERLLVGASALSARFRLLPEQRVGLLLPASVGCDLAILGLYLAGKVPVLLNWTTGPAALGHAVRLTGLRQVVTSRLFLERVSVEIPGIEWLYLEDIRASISRYELWARLLAVRLLPQWYHRRLHMSLPPQSLDPEQTAVILFTSGSEKAPKAVPLTHRNILSDQRACLEALQLHRRHSALGFLPMFHSFGFTITGLLPLFVAVRIVHHPDPTDATALVRKIATYRPSIIATTPTFLSFLLDRAKPGDLESLQLIIVGAEKCPLHLFDRVRHLAPNAQLLEGYGVTECSPVVSVNRPGRVRPGTIGEPLPGISVRIVDPETHELLPPQHRGLLLVAGPIVFPGYLGDDTASPFLYQDGKRWYNTGDLAEQTDDGFLIFHGRLKRFLKVGGEMISLPALEEPFSKRFPPTPDGPRAAVEGIETPEGRRIVLFTTEPLTLQEANAILQEEGFRGLYRLDEVRRLDKLPVLGTGKTDYKVLRRCLEAEIPQTARISL, encoded by the coding sequence ATGTACGGCCGTTGGCTATTACGCATGCTGCAATGGGCGGTCTGGCTCGTGCTGCGCCTGCTGTTGGCCTGCCGGTATCGGGTCCGCCTGGTGGGGTTGGACGAAGTGTTGCGCAAGCCGGGGCCGTATTTGATCCTGCCCAACCATCCCGCCTACGCCGATCCGCCGAATCTGATAGCCCATCTTTGGCCCGCATTCCGCATGCGCCCGGTGCTCCTGGACTCCATTTTCCGCCATCCGCTGCTGGCCCCCTTCCGCTGGATCTTTCGGGGGATTTCGATTCCGGATTTTCAGCGGCCCACGCCGGCGGATCGAGAGCGGATCGAGGCCGCCAAGGCGGAGATCATCGCTTCCCTGCAACGGGGGGAGAGTGTCATCCTCTGGCCGAGCGGGCGTCTGTCCCGCGACGGGCGGGAGTGGATTGGCGGCGCGCGCCTAGCGGCTGAGGTGCTGGCCGCTGTGCCGCAGGTCACGGTCGTTCTGGTGCGCACACGGGGCCTGTGGGGCAGCATGTTCAGTTGGGCCAATGGCCAGCCCCGGCTGTTTGCTGCGATACTCAAGGCTTTCCTCTTGTGGCTAGCCAATCTGTTTGTGCTGGCACCGCGGCGCAAGGTCACCGTCACCCTCGAAGCCTTCCTACCCGAAGAACGCCCGGAACCGGTGCGCGAACGCCTCAACCCTTGGCTGCAAGCTTGGTACAATGCCGATGTGGAGCGGGAAGAACCGACGTTTGTCCCCTATCACTTCCTCTTTGGGCCGCGCACGCATACCTTCCCTGCCCCTGTTTCCTCGCCCTCCTTCGACTGGGATGCCATCCGGCCCCCCACACGCGTCCTCGTCGCCCAAGTCGTGGAGGAAAAACTCAAACGCCCTCTGACGGAGGCGGAAAACCAGCCCCAAACCACTTTCCTGGAACTGGGAATCGACAGCCTCGATGTCGCGGAGATCACCCTCAAGGTCGAACGAATCACCGGTCACAGCAGCGGAGGGCTGCCGGGTACGCTGGGGGAATTGTGGGCAATCGCCGAGGGATTACAGGAGCAGCCGCCGCCTCCGCCCGCCCCGCCGCCGTGGTTCACGCCCATTGTCGATGACACCCGGCTGTCCATCCTGGGCGAAACGATCGCCGAGGCCTTCTTGCATCAGGCGTTTCAGCGCCGCCGGGAAGTGATCGTCGCGGATGACCGCGCCGGCGTGTTGACCTATGAAAGGCTCCTTGTGGGGGCGAGCGCCTTATCGGCGCGCTTCCGCCTCTTGCCCGAACAGCGCGTGGGCTTGCTCCTCCCGGCCTCTGTGGGATGCGATCTGGCCATTCTGGGCTTGTACCTGGCGGGCAAAGTGCCGGTTTTGCTCAACTGGACCACGGGTCCTGCCGCTTTGGGCCACGCCGTCCGGCTGACGGGCCTCCGTCAGGTGGTCACCTCCCGCTTGTTTCTCGAACGCGTCTCCGTGGAGATTCCGGGCATCGAATGGCTCTATTTGGAAGATATCCGAGCTAGCATCAGCCGCTATGAATTGTGGGCGCGCTTGCTGGCAGTTCGGCTGCTGCCGCAGTGGTATCATCGCCGCCTCCACATGAGCTTGCCTCCCCAATCGCTCGATCCGGAACAGACAGCCGTCATTCTTTTCACCAGCGGTAGTGAAAAAGCCCCGAAAGCCGTGCCGCTGACGCACCGGAATATCCTCTCCGACCAGCGAGCCTGCTTGGAAGCGCTTCAACTCCACCGCCGGCACAGTGCCCTCGGTTTTCTCCCGATGTTTCACAGTTTCGGCTTCACCATCACGGGGTTGCTTCCGCTGTTCGTGGCAGTACGGATCGTGCACCACCCGGACCCCACCGATGCCACGGCCTTGGTTCGCAAAATCGCCACGTATCGCCCCTCCATCATCGCCACCACTCCCACCTTCCTGAGCTTTCTGCTCGACCGGGCCAAGCCTGGCGATTTGGAATCCCTCCAGCTTATCATCGTGGGAGCAGAAAAATGTCCGCTTCACCTGTTTGACCGGGTGCGGCACCTAGCCCCGAACGCCCAGTTACTCGAAGGCTATGGCGTGACCGAATGCTCCCCTGTGGTCAGTGTCAATCGGCCGGGCCGGGTGCGTCCGGGTACCATTGGCGAGCCGCTGCCGGGTATCTCCGTGCGGATTGTGGACCCCGAGACGCACGAACTGCTGCCTCCACAGCACCGTGGCCTGCTGTTAGTTGCCGGCCCCATCGTCTTCCCCGGTTACTTGGGGGATGACACGGCTTCGCCATTTCTCTATCAGGACGGCAAGCGCTGGTACAACACCGGCGACTTGGCCGAACAGACCGATGACGGCTTTCTCATCTTCCACGGCCGACTTAAGCGCTTCCTCAAAGTGGGTGGGGAAATGATTTCACTGCCCGCTCTCGAAGAGCCGTTCAGCAAGCGCTTCCCTCCCACACCTGATGGTCCGCGCGCTGCCGTCGAGGGCATCGAAACTCCCGAAGGGCGCCGCATCGTCCTGTTCACGACCGAACCCTTGACCCTGCAGGAAGCCAACGCCATTTTGCAAGAGGAGGGATTTCGAGGCCTGTATCGCTTGGATGAAGTCCGCCGACTCGACAAACTTCCCGTCTTGGGCACGGGCAAGACCGATTACAAAGTCCTCCGCCGCTGTTTGGAAGCCGAAATCCCCCAAACGGCTAGAATCTCCCTGTAG
- a CDS encoding YidH family protein translates to MSSGYPEAGGIPPPSGPFPNSDEGEHHTPVRDPRVFFAAERTLLAWVRTALGLIGMGFVVARFGLFLQLVRAHPPSGEHSWYALIGVTLALLGAAASGVATWQHARFCRHLPENELPEHYRQEPALFLGYGLALAGVALAVILVA, encoded by the coding sequence ATGTCTTCAGGTTATCCCGAAGCGGGAGGAATACCGCCTCCGAGCGGTCCATTTCCCAATTCCGATGAGGGGGAACATCACACCCCTGTGCGGGACCCCCGCGTCTTTTTCGCTGCCGAGCGGACGCTATTGGCCTGGGTTCGCACCGCTTTGGGACTCATTGGTATGGGATTTGTCGTCGCTCGTTTTGGACTGTTCTTGCAACTCGTCCGCGCCCATCCACCGTCCGGCGAGCATTCCTGGTATGCCCTGATCGGGGTAACTCTGGCGCTGCTGGGAGCGGCGGCCTCAGGAGTGGCGACCTGGCAACACGCTCGCTTCTGCCGCCATCTGCCCGAAAACGAGCTGCCCGAACACTACCGGCAGGAACCGGCCTTGTTCCTGGGTTACGGCCTGGCGCTCGCCGGTGTGGCCCTAGCGGTCATCCTGGTCGCTTGA
- the gnd gene encoding decarboxylating NADP(+)-dependent phosphogluconate dehydrogenase, whose protein sequence is MATTTNTGLADIGLIGLAVMGENLVLNIESRGYTVAVYNRTTSRVDEFLAGRGKGKRIIGTHSPQELAAVLKRPRKVMMLVKAGQAVDDTIAAIVPYLEPGDILIDGGNTHFRDTERRLQALAARGIRYIGTGVSGGEEGALRGPSIMPGGDASAWPEVQPIFQAIAAKVRDTDGREVPCCDWVGPGGAGHFVKMVHNGIEYGDMQLIGESYHVLKEMLGLTAPELHQVYARWNQGVLDSYLIEITANIFQHVDAETGKPLVEVILDAAGQKGTGKWTVDAATDNSVPLTLIAEAVFARCLSALKEQRVQASQVLAGPSPRRVSEREEWIADVEMALYASKIISYAQGFALMKAQAQASGWDLNYGGIAMLWRGGCIIRSVFLSRIKEAFDRNPKLVNLVLDPYFAGELGRAQHGWRRVVSRAVQEGIPVPAMASALAYYDGYRSAWLPANLLQAQRDYFGAHTYERVDKPRGQFFHTNWTGQGGTTTSGSYTV, encoded by the coding sequence ATGGCGACAACGACAAACACAGGATTGGCGGACATTGGTCTGATCGGTTTGGCCGTGATGGGTGAGAATCTGGTACTGAACATTGAGTCACGGGGTTACACCGTGGCGGTGTACAACCGCACGACGAGCCGGGTGGATGAGTTCCTCGCCGGACGGGGAAAGGGGAAGCGGATCATCGGCACGCATTCGCCCCAGGAATTGGCTGCCGTTTTGAAGCGGCCCCGCAAGGTCATGATGCTGGTGAAAGCCGGGCAGGCGGTGGATGACACCATTGCCGCGATCGTGCCGTATCTGGAACCAGGGGACATTCTCATCGACGGCGGCAATACCCACTTTCGGGACACCGAACGCCGGTTGCAAGCATTAGCCGCCCGTGGGATTCGCTACATTGGCACGGGGGTGTCCGGCGGTGAGGAAGGCGCCTTGCGCGGACCGAGCATCATGCCCGGCGGAGATGCCAGTGCCTGGCCGGAAGTTCAGCCGATTTTCCAGGCGATCGCCGCCAAGGTGCGCGACACGGACGGACGGGAAGTGCCCTGCTGCGACTGGGTGGGTCCGGGCGGAGCCGGCCACTTCGTCAAGATGGTACACAATGGCATCGAATACGGCGATATGCAACTGATCGGCGAGTCGTACCATGTGCTCAAGGAAATGCTGGGGCTAACCGCGCCGGAGCTGCATCAAGTCTATGCCCGCTGGAACCAGGGCGTGCTGGATAGCTATCTGATCGAGATCACAGCGAACATCTTCCAGCACGTGGATGCGGAGACGGGCAAGCCGCTGGTGGAAGTCATTTTGGATGCCGCGGGCCAAAAGGGGACCGGCAAATGGACGGTGGATGCCGCGACGGATAACAGCGTTCCTCTGACGTTGATCGCGGAAGCGGTGTTTGCCCGCTGTTTGTCAGCCCTCAAGGAGCAGCGGGTACAGGCCAGTCAGGTGCTGGCGGGACCGTCACCGCGGCGAGTGAGTGAACGGGAGGAGTGGATCGCAGACGTGGAAATGGCCCTGTATGCCAGCAAGATCATCAGCTACGCTCAGGGCTTCGCCTTGATGAAGGCCCAGGCCCAGGCCAGCGGATGGGACTTGAATTATGGCGGAATCGCCATGCTCTGGCGCGGCGGCTGCATCATCCGCAGTGTATTTCTGAGCCGGATTAAGGAAGCCTTCGACCGCAATCCGAAACTCGTGAACCTGGTGCTGGACCCATATTTTGCCGGAGAATTGGGACGTGCGCAGCACGGCTGGCGCCGGGTGGTCAGCCGGGCGGTGCAAGAAGGGATTCCCGTCCCCGCGATGGCCAGTGCCCTGGCGTACTACGATGGCTACCGCAGCGCTTGGCTGCCCGCCAACCTGCTGCAAGCTCAACGGGATTACTTCGGTGCCCACACCTACGAGCGAGTGGACAAGCCCCGCGGGCAGTTCTTCCATACCAATTGGACCGGCCAAGGCGGCACCACCACCAGCGGCAGCTATACGGTGTAA
- a CDS encoding mandelate racemase/muconate lactonizing enzyme family protein, producing the protein MRSTDITIRDVAISYEDYTYRTPIKFGGMTLDKVTLLNVTMTVEGATGRRAVGFGSMPLGNIWAWPSRQLSYDQTLAGMKYIAERLIGPFRMSGLYGHPIDIIEELEPRYYLPGEDYARLARLSEPVPKLAALVVASAFDAALHDAYGKLHGRNCYQTYTREFLHNDLSHYLGEEFTGEWLEQYIEPVPKAVMPLYHLVGALDPLTPAEVRQPVGDGLPEHLGEWIERDGLTHLKIKLNGDDLGWDVERVLSVNAVAEEVQKRQGVERWYYSLDFNERCQTVDYLLEFLHRVQGRSPAAYARIQYIEQPTARDLKAHPENKMHAAARLKPVVIDESLTDIESLHLAREMGYTGVAFKACKGQSSTLLLAAAAQKYGLFRCVQDLTCPGASLIQSAGLAAHIPGVAAIEANSRQYVPAANRAWEERFPGVFTIRQGVMNTGILTGPGLGAVPPME; encoded by the coding sequence GACGCTGGACAAGGTAACCCTCCTGAATGTGACCATGACGGTCGAAGGGGCGACGGGTCGGCGCGCCGTCGGTTTTGGTTCCATGCCTTTGGGAAATATCTGGGCCTGGCCCAGCCGGCAGTTGAGCTATGATCAGACCCTCGCCGGTATGAAATACATCGCGGAGCGGCTGATCGGTCCGTTCCGCATGTCCGGTTTGTATGGACATCCGATTGACATCATTGAGGAACTGGAGCCGCGCTACTACCTGCCGGGGGAAGATTATGCCCGCTTGGCCCGCCTGAGCGAACCGGTGCCCAAGCTGGCCGCCCTGGTGGTGGCTTCGGCCTTCGACGCCGCCTTGCATGATGCCTACGGCAAGCTCCACGGCCGCAATTGCTACCAAACCTACACCCGCGAGTTTCTCCACAATGATCTCAGTCACTATCTAGGGGAGGAGTTCACGGGTGAGTGGCTGGAGCAATACATCGAGCCGGTGCCGAAGGCGGTCATGCCGTTGTATCACCTTGTGGGCGCCCTGGACCCGTTGACACCCGCTGAGGTCCGCCAGCCGGTCGGCGATGGCTTGCCGGAACATCTGGGAGAGTGGATCGAGCGGGACGGCCTAACGCATCTGAAGATCAAACTCAACGGCGATGACTTGGGCTGGGATGTGGAGCGGGTACTTTCCGTGAATGCGGTGGCGGAGGAAGTGCAAAAGCGGCAGGGTGTGGAACGCTGGTATTACTCGCTGGATTTCAATGAACGATGCCAGACGGTGGACTATCTGTTGGAGTTTTTGCATCGGGTGCAGGGGCGTTCCCCGGCGGCTTACGCAAGGATTCAGTACATCGAGCAGCCGACGGCCCGCGACCTCAAGGCCCATCCGGAGAACAAGATGCATGCCGCGGCTCGGCTCAAGCCGGTGGTGATTGATGAATCGCTCACGGACATCGAATCCCTACATTTGGCGCGGGAGATGGGATACACGGGGGTGGCATTCAAGGCCTGCAAGGGGCAATCGTCCACGCTGTTGCTGGCAGCGGCGGCCCAAAAGTACGGTCTGTTCCGCTGTGTGCAGGACTTGACCTGTCCGGGGGCCTCGCTCATCCAATCGGCGGGTCTCGCCGCCCACATTCCCGGCGTGGCAGCCATCGAAGCCAACAGCCGTCAGTACGTCCCGGCAGCAAACCGGGCGTGGGAAGAACGCTTCCCCGGCGTCTTCACCATCCGGCAGGGCGTGATGAACACCGGCATTCTCACCGGGCCGGGATTGGGAGCGGTTCCGCCGATGGAGTAA